A stretch of the bacterium genome encodes the following:
- a CDS encoding MFS transporter — protein MQERAPAEPTVTPGAPSSTMEPGFSWFVGGVASWFAAFGMQSAVFSWLLVGVLDQPAEWVGVAQTANMLPSLVLLLFGGALADRYDPRRGLVWIHLIAVLPVLVLAAAVAGGTLTVYGLIGFALCQGTVNAFAMPARDSLLSRVSGSDMMRAVTWMTAAQFGFQSLGTLAAGAADWVGTTSILLLQALVLGLGGLVMLRVPSVEKIPSQRVALRETLGEIAEGLRLVADTPNLRLPLLLVLAVGMLFVGPFIVLIPLIVREVYQGTAQQLAFVLSLFPIGTIAGSLVILMRGGVQRKGLAALRALVIGSLALASIGLGLPFWGMVLASFLWGMCGAFFINCSRTLFQEAAPAAQRGRVLAVYQFGFSGSAPIGALAAGFGSAWLGLLPTLIAFGATMLVVVTCAAIFTDARHMR, from the coding sequence ATGCAAGAACGAGCACCCGCGGAGCCGACGGTAACACCCGGGGCTCCATCGAGTACGATGGAACCGGGGTTTTCCTGGTTCGTCGGAGGCGTGGCGTCCTGGTTCGCCGCCTTCGGTATGCAGTCCGCTGTTTTTAGTTGGTTGCTGGTGGGCGTACTCGACCAGCCCGCCGAATGGGTCGGAGTGGCGCAGACGGCCAATATGCTGCCATCACTGGTCCTGCTCTTGTTCGGAGGTGCGCTGGCCGATCGTTACGATCCGCGCCGAGGACTGGTCTGGATTCACCTGATCGCAGTGCTGCCCGTGCTCGTGCTCGCGGCCGCGGTCGCCGGCGGCACGCTCACCGTGTACGGATTGATCGGCTTCGCCCTATGCCAGGGCACGGTCAATGCCTTTGCGATGCCCGCACGTGACTCGCTGCTCTCGCGCGTTTCGGGTAGCGATATGATGCGCGCCGTGACCTGGATGACGGCGGCGCAATTCGGCTTCCAGAGCCTAGGAACTCTGGCTGCGGGTGCAGCGGACTGGGTTGGAACGACTTCGATCCTCCTGCTCCAGGCGTTGGTATTAGGTCTCGGCGGATTGGTCATGTTGCGGGTTCCCAGCGTCGAAAAGATTCCGAGCCAGCGCGTGGCCTTGCGCGAGACGCTCGGGGAAATCGCGGAAGGTCTGCGACTGGTCGCGGATACACCGAATCTACGCCTCCCTCTACTGCTCGTCCTGGCGGTGGGGATGCTATTCGTCGGTCCGTTCATCGTGCTGATTCCACTGATCGTACGCGAGGTCTACCAGGGAACCGCGCAGCAACTCGCCTTCGTGCTTTCGCTGTTTCCGATCGGAACCATTGCCGGATCGCTCGTGATCCTGATGCGCGGTGGAGTTCAGCGAAAAGGCCTGGCGGCATTGCGCGCCCTGGTGATCGGTTCGCTGGCGCTCGCCTCGATCGGTCTCGGACTGCCTTTCTGGGGAATGGTGCTCGCGAGTTTCCTGTGGGGGATGTGCGGAGCCTTCTTCATCAACTGCAGTCGCACGCTCTTTCAGGAGGCGGCCCCCGCCGCCCAGCGCGGAAGGGTCCTGGCGGTCTACCAGTTCGGTTTCAGCGGTTCCGCACCGATCGGTGCACTTGCGGCGGGTTTCGGGAGCGCCTGGCTCGGACTGCTGCCCACACTGATCGCTTTCGGCGCGACGATGCTGGTCGTCGTGACCTGCGCCGCGATCTTTACCGATGCGCGGCACATGCGCTGA
- a CDS encoding alkaline phosphatase family protein, translating into MKSHSLSVIAATLLVFTSSATPLLAGEADSPGLVVLLVIDQLRRDRLDDTLPRGLGRIVREGRVYDQGVLDHAMTETCPGHATMLTGQHPGRVGAPGNRFIDPESGRAAYCVADPQPSGVVLGGLAEEGGRSPRNLRATTLGDWMKARDAKTRVFSVSGKDRAAIAMGGQRPDAAYWLNKKGDVGFTTSRYYLAELPAWVKAFNGEDPLHDGFLAGLPATWTHDPEFAQNPKRPDDFAGESEDKSRTSGHPLYDADPQEFADNLYFSPYLDEVTLAFARKLVEQENLGGGSRTDVLAVSLSSTDLIGHLYGPYSHESRDGLRRLDVLVGEFLSFLEARLGKGRVLLALTADHGVLPLPDWLEQTGESECSVEGGRIGLKSMGAGLLWDLHRRFTWILTWPKEWITFAGTQISVNRDVAKAQGVEVAEIVSAVEDYLERQPGIARVWNKEEIRSGTDALAELYRHSYDPERSGDLLIQIESTCLISPFDVGTTHGTPNLYDRAVPIVFWGTGIEPSHRSEAARTVDIAPTLARRLGLTPPEGLDGQPLF; encoded by the coding sequence ATGAAATCCCATTCACTCTCCGTCATCGCCGCAACACTCCTCGTGTTCACGAGCTCTGCGACCCCGCTTCTGGCCGGGGAAGCGGATTCGCCCGGACTTGTCGTGCTCCTGGTGATCGATCAATTGCGACGTGATCGACTCGACGACACGCTTCCCAGAGGCTTGGGTCGGATCGTGCGCGAGGGTCGCGTGTACGACCAGGGTGTACTCGACCACGCCATGACGGAAACCTGTCCCGGGCACGCCACGATGCTCACGGGCCAGCATCCGGGCCGCGTCGGGGCGCCTGGCAATCGCTTCATCGATCCCGAAAGTGGCCGCGCTGCCTACTGCGTCGCGGATCCGCAGCCCTCGGGGGTCGTGCTCGGCGGACTCGCCGAAGAAGGCGGCCGCTCGCCGCGAAATCTGCGCGCAACGACGCTCGGGGACTGGATGAAGGCCCGGGATGCGAAGACGCGGGTGTTCAGCGTCTCGGGCAAGGATCGCGCGGCCATCGCCATGGGCGGCCAGCGACCCGACGCAGCCTACTGGCTCAACAAGAAGGGCGACGTCGGCTTCACGACCAGTCGTTACTACCTGGCCGAATTACCGGCCTGGGTGAAGGCGTTCAACGGCGAGGATCCGTTGCACGACGGCTTTCTGGCCGGGCTTCCCGCCACCTGGACCCACGATCCCGAATTCGCACAGAACCCGAAGCGTCCCGACGATTTTGCGGGGGAATCCGAGGACAAGTCGCGCACCAGCGGGCATCCCCTGTACGACGCGGATCCGCAGGAGTTCGCCGACAATCTGTATTTCTCGCCCTATCTGGACGAGGTGACGCTGGCCTTTGCGCGCAAGCTGGTCGAGCAGGAGAACCTCGGCGGGGGTTCGCGCACCGATGTGCTGGCCGTATCCCTTTCGAGCACCGACCTGATCGGTCATCTCTACGGACCGTATAGCCACGAGTCGCGCGATGGCCTGCGGCGACTCGATGTACTGGTCGGGGAATTCCTGAGTTTCCTGGAAGCCCGACTGGGCAAGGGACGAGTTCTGCTCGCTCTGACAGCCGACCACGGGGTGCTGCCCCTGCCGGACTGGCTCGAACAGACGGGCGAGAGCGAGTGTTCGGTCGAGGGTGGACGGATCGGACTGAAGTCCATGGGAGCCGGATTGCTCTGGGATCTGCACCGGCGTTTTACCTGGATTCTCACCTGGCCCAAGGAGTGGATCACATTTGCCGGAACACAGATTTCCGTCAATCGGGACGTCGCGAAAGCGCAAGGCGTCGAGGTCGCGGAAATCGTTTCCGCGGTAGAAGACTACCTGGAAAGGCAACCGGGTATCGCCCGCGTATGGAACAAGGAAGAGATTCGCAGCGGGACCGACGCGCTCGCCGAACTCTATCGCCACTCCTACGACCCAGAACGCAGCGGAGATCTGCTCATCCAGATCGAGTCCACCTGCCTGATTTCTCCGTTCGACGTGGGGACGACACACGGAACGCCCAATCTGTACGACCGCGCCGTGCCGATCGTTTTCTGGGGCACCGGTATCGAGCCTTCGCACCGCTCCGAAGCGGCGCGAACCGTCGATATTGCGCCGACCCTTGCTCGGCGCCTCGGTCTGACTCCGCCCGAAGGTCTGGACGGTCAACCGCTGTTCTGA
- a CDS encoding MFS transporter, giving the protein MSIAEEPVVEMDAPAAPSAREERLPLSVILDLMAPTVGTGFMFFLVSLYLMKFATDALLIGPAFMGTVFGLSRIWDAVSDPVVGYLSDRTDTRWGRRRPWVLAATLPVSAAFFMVWSPPETIVGSALEMYMALGVFGFYTAMTIFIVPHTALAAELTDSYHDRTRIFGIRHVTWNAGSLLALAAMYFLISSEEGERELSSNLAIGAALVTGVAILWTFLRTRERVEFQGRGGTNPYASFRDILKNPHARLLLIVFTIENLGSATIGILTPYVAEYIVGRSDLTVLFILAYLVASIAFVPIWLPLSRRFGKKRLWLVSMLMTGVCFGGMFFLQENSVVLITSLAFLAGTAASCGAMMSPSIQADIIDYDEYSSGERKEGAYFAAWNFAYKGATGITLMLTGYVLSFSGFVPNVEQTETAKFWILALYSLFPLVCYGIGTVLFTRFSLDEAEHQRIRAALDQRRGNAP; this is encoded by the coding sequence GTGAGCATCGCTGAAGAGCCCGTCGTCGAGATGGACGCCCCGGCCGCCCCCTCGGCGCGCGAGGAGCGACTGCCGTTATCGGTGATCCTCGACCTGATGGCGCCCACCGTGGGCACGGGCTTCATGTTCTTCCTGGTCAGTCTGTACCTGATGAAGTTCGCGACCGATGCGCTCTTGATCGGACCGGCCTTCATGGGAACCGTCTTCGGCCTCTCGCGTATCTGGGACGCGGTCTCGGATCCTGTGGTCGGCTACCTGAGCGATCGCACGGATACGCGCTGGGGGCGGCGCCGCCCCTGGGTGTTGGCCGCGACCCTTCCCGTGAGCGCGGCCTTTTTCATGGTGTGGAGTCCCCCCGAAACCATCGTGGGTAGCGCGCTCGAGATGTACATGGCCCTGGGCGTGTTCGGTTTCTACACGGCGATGACGATCTTCATCGTGCCGCACACCGCGCTCGCCGCCGAGCTGACCGACAGCTATCACGATCGCACGCGCATCTTCGGCATCCGCCACGTCACCTGGAACGCGGGTTCACTCCTCGCCCTCGCGGCCATGTATTTCTTGATCAGCAGTGAGGAAGGCGAACGCGAACTCTCCAGCAATCTCGCGATCGGGGCCGCGCTGGTCACGGGTGTCGCGATCTTGTGGACCTTCCTGCGCACGCGGGAGCGAGTCGAGTTTCAAGGACGCGGTGGCACGAATCCCTACGCCTCCTTCCGCGATATCCTGAAGAACCCGCACGCGCGTCTGCTGCTGATCGTCTTCACGATCGAAAACCTGGGCAGCGCGACGATCGGAATCCTGACGCCCTATGTCGCCGAGTACATCGTGGGCCGTTCCGATCTGACCGTCCTGTTCATCCTCGCGTACCTGGTCGCGAGTATCGCCTTCGTCCCGATCTGGCTGCCTCTCTCGCGACGCTTTGGCAAGAAGCGCCTCTGGTTGGTTTCCATGTTGATGACCGGCGTGTGTTTCGGCGGCATGTTCTTTTTGCAAGAGAACTCCGTCGTCCTGATTACGAGCCTGGCCTTCCTGGCGGGTACCGCTGCGAGTTGCGGGGCGATGATGAGTCCTTCGATCCAGGCCGATATCATCGACTACGACGAGTACAGCTCGGGCGAACGGAAAGAGGGCGCGTACTTCGCCGCCTGGAACTTTGCCTATAAGGGCGCCACGGGCATCACGCTCATGCTCACGGGCTACGTTCTCAGCTTCTCGGGCTTCGTTCCCAATGTGGAACAGACCGAGACCGCCAAGTTCTGGATCCTCGCACTCTACTCGCTCTTCCCACTGGTCTGTTACGGAATCGGAACCGTTCTCTTTACCCGGTTCTCGCTCGACGAAGCGGAGCATCAGCGGATTCGCGCCGCACTGGACCAGCGCCGGGGGAACGCGCCATGA